A single region of the Streptomyces sp. ITFR-16 genome encodes:
- a CDS encoding flavin reductase family protein yields MSNEEFRGALARLAAGVVLITAQEPPLDEDGRGEDVGMTATAFMSVSLDPPLVMVSLRNDSRMDDLLAEQPLWAVSVLAESQRHIAGRFAMKGRISDRLLFEDIPYVRGEITGAPLAGGALAVLECRTEQRIVAGDHTLVIGRVLSARLPSDDGGPLTYFKGRYRHLG; encoded by the coding sequence GTGAGCAACGAAGAGTTCCGCGGCGCCCTCGCCCGACTGGCCGCCGGCGTGGTGCTGATCACCGCCCAGGAGCCGCCGCTCGACGAGGACGGGCGCGGTGAGGACGTCGGGATGACCGCGACCGCCTTCATGTCGGTGTCGCTGGATCCGCCGCTGGTCATGGTGAGCCTGCGCAACGACTCGCGGATGGACGACCTGCTGGCGGAGCAGCCGCTGTGGGCCGTCTCGGTCCTGGCGGAGAGCCAGCGGCACATCGCGGGACGCTTCGCGATGAAGGGCCGGATCAGCGACCGGCTGCTCTTCGAGGACATCCCCTATGTACGCGGGGAGATCACCGGGGCTCCGCTGGCCGGGGGCGCGCTGGCGGTCCTGGAGTGCCGGACGGAGCAGCGGATCGTGGCGGGTGACCACACGCTGGTGATCGGGCGGGTGCTGAGCGCGCGGCTGCCGAGCGACGACGGCGGACCGCTGACGTACTTCAAGGGGCGCTACCGGCACCTCGGCTGA